A stretch of the Lolium perenne isolate Kyuss_39 chromosome 3, Kyuss_2.0, whole genome shotgun sequence genome encodes the following:
- the LOC127345265 gene encoding uncharacterized protein — protein sequence MAEIAGDETPPLPSSSGAGESSLYSSPPSPTAPAGDKSPPPRTTKPGTKRLVLTASVFLSFLVGLPFLLKSTEIHRSPLPSDAIADLSRRLHSHPPSFPRGLHAVFLRSGPGSPASTLANQLERAISTQPHGRAAGNISVSVTVQSGGSCSSSSSTVASPWRCGAVTTADSVRGDEVFDELLHSALGGGGGGDWMKVYTVVFIESDDEKGTAVVIGKHRHAWAVGKVDEAEAVSLVGKVFIKYFLNGGVEEGEAGIGKGEFMPVGSDGNVVLSFSLLNADPNDWVYDWDFENIGERMLNPVVEALRPIADINVESQVLYHTPKSSFSHSDDKLGGNVLSMGDIPFFVNSNEWHLDTSLSATGRSKVLQFVVYVPSARECPLYLQLPDGELSKTNAFISPMWGGVVIWNPPGCSLGSKKTSGTQTKMSSQELMETLEIFIGQLRQLFGLKANYHAQGMDVTTKFLVSEKGFAQWELDLLYRHHACSNLLSCLATLESLSSLVQSLPRMIVMDEIGRQVELSLEAASLAQRNASLGISDSSAVSATRARALAEDAFFHPSISSISYASVEHYFAIYMPFFAPVTLHVLLAAIKELKRYKVERGKYSAFLASQATTS from the exons ATGGCGGAGATTGCCGGCGACGAGACCCCGCCGCTACCTTCGTCTTCCGGCGCCGGCGAATCCTCTCTCTACTCGTCCCCACCCTCGCCCACCGCCCCCGCAGGCGACAAGTCGCCGCCGCCGCGCACGACGAAGCCCGGCACGAAGCGCCTCGTCCTCACCGCCTCCGTCTTCCTCTCCTTCCTCGTCG GACTGCCCTTCCTGCTCAAATCCACCGAGATCCACCGCTCGCCGCTGCCCTCCGACGCAATCGCCGACCTGTCCCGCCGCCTGCACTCCCACCCACCCTCCTTCCCCCGCGGTCTCCACGCGGTCTTCCTCCGCTCCGGCCCTGGCTCCCCCGCTTCCACCCTCGCCAATCAGCTCGAGCGGGCAATCTCGACCCAACCCCACGGTCGCGCCGCCGGCAACATCTCCGTATCAGTCACCGTGCAATCGGGCGGTAGCTgctccagcagcagcagcactgtGGCTTCGCCTTGGCGATGCGGGGCTGTGACCACCGCAGATTCGGTCCGCGGCGACGAGGTGTTCGATGAATTGCTGCACTCTGCattgggtggcggcggcggtggggattGGATGAAGGTTTACACTGTTGTCTTCATCGAGAGCGATGATGAGAAGGGAACGGCAGTTGTGATCGGAAAGCACCGTCATGCTTGGGCGGTTGGGAAGGTTGATGAGGCTGAGGCGGTGTCACTTGTTGGCAAGGTATTCATCAAGTATTTCCTGAATGGTGGTGTTGAGGAGGGCGAGGCAGGCATCGGGAAGGgagagttcatgccagttggttcTGATGGGAATGTTGTGCTTTCGTTTAGCTTGCTGAATGCCGATCCAAATGATTGGGTTTATGATTG GGATTTTGAAAATATTGGTGAGAGGATGCTGAATCCTGTGGTTGAGGCATTGCGACCAATAGCTGATATTAATGTAGAGAGCCAG GTTTTGTACCACACTCCAAAGTCCTCCTTTTCTCATTCtgatgataaacttggtggcaatGTCCTTAGTATGGGAGACATCCCTTTCTTT GTAAACTCAAACGAGTGGCACTTGGATACATCGCTTTCAGCTACAGGACGATCAAAAGTTCTTCAATTTGTGGT GTATGTTCCATCTGCAAGGGAATGCCCTTTGTATTTGCAGCTTCCAGATGGGGAGCTTTCAAAAACTAATGCATTTATTTCCCCA ATGTGGGGAGGTGTTGTTATTTGGAACCCACCAGGCTGTTCACTTGGTTCTAAGAAGACGAGTGGGACTCAGACCAAAATGTCATCACAG GAACTTATGGAGACTCTAGAAATCTTCATTGGACAGCTAAGGCAATTATTTGGTCTAAAAGCCAACTATCATGCCCAAGGCATGGATGTGACAACTAAATTCCTAGTTAGTGAGAAGGGGTTTGCACAATG GGAACTAGATTTATTGTACCGACATCATGCATGTTCCAATCTTTTGTCATGCCTCGCCACCTTGGAATCTCTTTCCAGCTTG GTCCAATCGCTGCCAAGAATGATTGTTATGGATGAAATTGGGAGGCAG GTTGAGCTTTCGCTTGAAGCTGCAAGTTTAGCTCAAAGAAACGCCAGTCTTGGAATAAGCGATTCTTCAGCAG TGTCTGCAACAAGAGCAAGGGCATTAGCTGAGGATGCATTTTTCCATCCGTCCATCAGTTCAATCAGCTATGCTTCGGTGGAGCACTACTTTGCGATTTACATG CCATTCTTTGCACCTGTTACTCTGCACGTGCTGCTGGCGGCAATCAAGGAGCTGAAACGCTACAAGGTGGAGCGAGGGAAATACTCGGCGTTCCTTGCTTCCCAAGCGACGACCTCGTGA
- the LOC127338807 gene encoding cysteine proteinase EP-B 2-like, whose product MGQLSKKLLLLAAMVAAALAVAELCGAIPMEDKDLESEEALWDLYERWQSAHRVPRHHAEKHRRFGTFKSNARFIHSHNKRGDRPYRLRLNRFGDMARDEFRATFAGSRISDLRRDLPEAPAIPGFMYASVNVTDLPKSVDWRQKGAVTSVKDQGKCGSCWAFSTVVSVEGINAIRTGKLVSLSEQELVDCDTTDNNGCQGGLMDNAFEYIKNNGGLATEDAYPYHAANGTCDAVKEKKSPVLVHIDGHQDVPANSEEGLAKAVANQPVSVAVDASGQAFQFYSEGVFTGDCGTELDHGVAVVGYGVADDGTAYWTVKNSWGTKWGEKGYIRMQKDGGSDGGLCGIAMEASYPVKTQSKPKPMPRRALGTRESQ is encoded by the coding sequence ATGGGGCAGCTCAGCAAGAAGCTTCTCCTGTTGGCGGCCATGGTCGCGGCGGCACTGGCCGTGGCGGAGCTATGCGGCGCCATCCCGATGGAGGACAAGGACCTGGAGTCGGAGGAGGCGCTGTGGGACCTGTACGAGCGGTGGCAGAGCGCGCACCGCGTGCCGCGCCACCACGCCGAGAAGCACCGCCGCTTCGGCACCTTCAAGTCCAACGCCCGCTTCATCCACTCCCACAACAAGCGCGGTGACCGCCCCTACCGCCTCCGCCTCAATCGCTTCGGCGACATGGCCCGCGACGAGTTCCGCGCTACCTTCGCCGGATCCCGCATCAGCGACCTCCGCCGCGACCTCCCCGAGGCGCCGGCCATCCCCGGGTTCATGTACGCCAGTGTGAACGTCACCGACCTGCCCAAGTCCGTCGACTGGCGGCAGAAGGGTGCGGTCACCAGCGTCAAGGACCAGGGCAAGTGCGGAAGTTGCTGGGCCTTCTCCACCGTGGTATCCGTGGAGGGCATCAACGCGATCCGGACCGGCAAGCTGGTGTCCCTGTCGGAGCAGGAGCTGGTCGACTGCGACACGACAGACAACAACGGGTGCCAGGGCGGCCTCATGGACAATGCCTTCGAGTACATCAAGAATAACGGCGGGCTCGCCACCGAGGACGCCTACCCGTACCACGCTGCCAATGGCACCTGCGACGCCGTGAAAGAGAAGAAATCCCCTGTGCTGGTGCACATCGACGGCCACCAGGACGTGCCGGCCAACAGCGAGGAGGGGCTTGCCAAGGCCGTGGCGAACCAGCCCGTGTCCGTGGCTGTCGATGCCAGCGGCCAGGCGTTCCAGTTCTACTCCGAGGGGGTGTTCACCGGCGACTGCGGGACGGAGCTGGACCATGGCGTGGCCGTGGTCGGGTATGGCGTGGCGGACGACGGCACGGCGTACTGGACTGTGAAGAACTCGTGGGGGACGAAGTGGGGGGAGAAGGGGTATATCAGGATGCAGAAGGATGGAGGCTCCGATGGCGGGCTCTGCGGCATCGCCATGGAAGCGTCCTATCCCGTTAAGACCCAGAGCAAACCCAAGCCCATGCCCAGGCGCGCGCTCGGAACTAGGGAGTCCCAGTGA
- the LOC127345266 gene encoding lysine-specific demethylase JMJ705 codes for MPSSPPPPGPSGELVPPWLRALPLAPEFHPTEAEFADPVAYILKIEPAAARYGICKVIPPCAPPPRKTTLANLARSFSALPSSSPTFPARHQYVGLYARRPLPAVQTAWLSARRYTLQQFESRAAAARGPLLARLGVPASSRLSPLDHDALFWRAAAADRPATVDYASDLPGSGFSAPAPRHHHPAPAARRHVGDTAWNMRAAARSPGSLLRFARDEVPGVTTPMLYVAMLFSWFAWHVEDHDLHSLNYMHFGAAKTWYGVPRDAALAFEDVVRLRGYGGEVNPVETFATLGKKTTVMSPEVFVESGVPCCRLVQNAGEFVVTFPGSYHSGFSHGFNCGEASNIATPEWLTVAKEAAIRRASTNRPPMLSHYQLLYELALSMGIRDPSIGVMEPRSSRLKEKKKGEGGQLVKKLFVQNVIQDNELLSCLLNDGSSCIVLPITAHDGPVLSALRSRYQLRPKSNLSDNLCSSGETLEASRCLPQNEAFDLNGEIRNCSALSSSKERSLAVCSGKKYPPARRMHDCVNLSSSPDTNNSEGDEVDVISAAGLLDQGLLSCVSCGILSFSCVAVIKPRECTSNYFMSSDYNLINDKLFASGGSHLANATGREGTSGDILRFGFEPYGNEMLSDAEPVNGNSALDPLVAAYGDQSDSNEDIRNEKLKVSHESMELSGQMTEPQHNGSSNICCDGTKISSSSDKCHQIPSSQSSLCIGGSGISDGPRGVRTRNKYKLKQALSEGFQLKDNRLTMEQKVLPEPSNPNKILKEGPLDASGTDYHCICNSTAIVMDDPGTSAATMNNLNKPIVKFDKDSSRMHVFCLEHAVEVEKQLRAIGGANVILLCRPEYLKIEAEARSLAAEMEVEYDWKGIHFREAKREDREMIQELLQDEESIPTSSDWTVKLGTNLYYSANLSKSPLHNKQIPYNRVIYRAFGCNSPNNSPEDLKTCERSQGRQKKIVIAGRWCGKVWMSDQVHPILAQRIEGSELEESDNSGGVAASKRSTATDVMKSSKRRGNMTLEETDTKRPKQTKEYSPKALKRVAQVSFPSPTGTVLRVSSRIANRPNKVKSEMTEEEDDDPASRPKSKVTFHSRTRAPQKTEVEARKQMKISRGDIMMDPATPKDEEEHPYSAEGSPVSSDSNWDLYPRKHRTRTEAKIQLKKSTGEKKRTPRDPVHAEEYMCSIDGCYTSFDTKNELSMHERDVCPVNGCGKKFITHKYLLQHHKVHTDDRPLKCPWEGCGMAFKWAWARTEHLRVHTGDRPYVCHEPGCAQTFRFVSDFSRHKRNTGHSPKGTRTEA; via the exons ATGCcgtcatcgccgccgccgcccggtcCGTCGGGCGAACTGGTGCCGCCGTGGCTGAGAGCCCTGCCGCTGGCGCCGGAGTTCCACCCGACGGAGGCCGAGTTCGCGGACCCCGTCGCCTACATCCTCAAGATCGAGCCCGCCGCGGCGCGCTACGGCATCTGCAAGGTCATCCCGCCCTGCGCGCCGCCGCCCAGGAAGACCACCCTCGCCAACCTCGCCCGCTCCTTCTCCGCACTCCCCTCCTCCTCCCCGACCTTCCCGGCCCGCCACCAGTACGTCGGCCTCTACGCGCGCCGCCCGCTGCCGGCGGTCCAGACCGCCTGGCTCTCCGCGCGCCGCTACACGCTGCAGCAGTTCGAGTCCCGCGCGGCCGCCGCCCGCGGCCCGCTCCTCGCCCGCCTCGGCGTGCCCGCCTCCAGCCGCCTCTCCCCGCTCGACCACGACGCGCTCTtctggcgcgccgccgccgccgaccgccCCGCCACCGTCGACTACGCCAGCGACCTGCCCGGCTCCGGCTTCTCCGCCCCCGCCCCGCGGCACCACCACCCCGCCCCCGCGGCGCGGCGCCACGTCGGCGACACGGCGTGGAACATGCGCGCCGCCGCCAGGAGCCCCGGCTCGCTGCTGCGGTTCGCGCGCGACGAGGTGCCCGGGGTCACCACCCCCATGCTCTACGTCGCCATGCTCTTCAGCTGGTTCGCCTGGCACGTCGAGGACCACGACCTCCACAGCCTCAACTACATGCACTTCGGCGCCGCCAAGACCTGGTACGGCGTGCCGCGCGACGCCGCGCTCGCGTTCGAGGACGTCGTGCGCCTGCGCGGATACGGCGGGGAGGTCAACCCCGTAG AGACCTTCGCCACGCTGGGGAAGAAAACTACCGTCATGTCCCCGGAGGTTTTCGTGGAATCAGGGGTGCCCTGCTGCAGGTTGGTGCAGAATGCAGGGGAGTTCGTGGTCACGTTCCCGGGATCATATCACAGCGGTTTCAGCCATG GTTTCAACTGTGGTGAGGCATCAAATATAGCTACTCCTGAATGGTTGACAGTAGCGAAAGAGGCAGCAATCCGGAGGGCATCAACCAACCGACCCCCCATGCTTTCGCACTATCAGCTGCTTTATGAACTTGCACTGTCAATGGGCATCAG GGACCCATCCATTGGGGTAATGGAACCACGGAGTTCTAGATTAAAGGAAAAGAAGAAGGGCGAAGGAGGGCAATTGGTCAAGAAGTTATTTGTCCAAAATGTTATTCAAGACAATGAACTGCTTAGTTGTCTTCTGAATGATGGATCTTCTTGTATTGTTCTTCCTATAACTGCTCATGATGGTCCTGTTCTTTCAGCTCTGCGCTCAAGATACCAATTAAGACCTAAATCCAATTTGTCAGATAACCTATGCAGTAGTGGAGAAACTCTGGAAGCTTCGAGATGCTTACCGCAGAATGAAGCATTTGATTTGAATGGTGAAATTAGAAACTGCAGTGCTTTGTCTTCATCCAAAGAAAGGTCATTAGCAGTCTGCTCTGGAAAGAAATACCCACCAGCAAGACGTATGCATGATTGTGTAAATCTCTCTAGTTCACCTGACACAAATAATTCAGAAGGTGATGAGGTGGATGTAATCAGTGCTGCTGGGCTCTTAGATCAGGGTTTATTATCCTGTGTCAGCTGTGGGATTTTAAGTTTCTCGTGTGTGGCTGTCATCAAACCAAGAGAGTGTACATCAAACTACTTCATGTCTTCTGATTATAATTTGATTAATGATAAGCTTTTTGCATCTGGAGGGAGTCACCTGGCAAATGCAACGGGAAGAGAAGGGACTAGTGGTGACATTCTAA GATTCGGTTTTGAACCGTATGGCAATGAAATGCTTTCTGATGCTGAACCTGTCAACGGAAATTCTGCTCTTGATCCTCTGGTGGCTGCTTATGGAGATCAATCAGATTCCAACGAAGATATTCGGAACGAAAAACTTAAGGTCTCTCATGAATCCATGGAATTATCGGGGCAGATGACTGAACCACAGCACAATGGCTCAAGTAATATCTGTTGTGATGGAACGAAGATTTCCTCAAGTAGCGACAAATGCCACCAAATTCCATCATCCCAGAGCTCTCTGTGTATTGGTGGCTCAGGTATTTCAGATGGACCAAGAGGTGTTCGCACAAGAAACAAATATAAACTTAAGCAGGCTCTGTCTGAAGGTTTTCAGCTAAAGGATAATCGTCTGACAATGGAACAGAAGGTTCTACCTGAACCGTCAAACCCAAATAAGATTCTGAAGGAGGGACCACTTGATGCCAGCGGCACAGATTATCATTGTATATGTAACAGCACCGCAATCGTTATGGATGACCCTGGAACCTCTGCTGCTACAATGAACAACTTAAATAAACCGATTGTGAAGTTTGATAAGGATTCATCAAGAATGCATGTATTTTGTCTTGAGCATGCTGTTGAGGTTGAGAAGCAACTTCGAGCAATTGGTGGTGCAAATGTTATTCTTTTATGTCGTCCAG AATATCTTAAAATAGAAGCAGAAGCAAGGTCGTTAGCTGCAGAAATGGAAGTTGAGTATGACTGGAAGGGCATCCATTTCAGGGAAGCCAAAAGGGAGGACAGGGAGATGATACAAGAACTGCTGCAGGATGAGGAGTCAATACCAACAAGCAGTGATTGGACTGTAAAACTGGGAACTAATCTTTACTACAGTGCAAATCTGTCCAAATCTCCTTTACACAACAAACAAATACCATACAACAGGGTCATCTATAGGGCATTTGGCTGCAATTCTCCAAACAACTCACCAGAAGATCTGAAAACTTGCGAGAGGAGTCAAGGCAGGCAGAAGAAAATAGTCATTGCTGGCAGGTGGTGTGGGAAAGTATGGATGTCAGACCAGGTCCATCCAATCCTAGCTCAGAGAATTGAAGGCAGTGAACTGGAAGAGAGTGACAATTCTGGTGGAGTGGCAGCCTCCAAAAGAAGCACTGCAACAGATGTAATGAAATCAAGCAAGAGAAGGGGGAACATGACTCTGGAGGAAACAGATACAAAGAGGCCCAAACAAACTAAGGAGTACAGTCCCAAAGCATTAAAACGTGTTGCTCAAGTGTCCTTCCCCTCACCAACTGGAACTGTTCTCCGTGTTAGCTCCAGGATTGCCAATAGACCAAATAAGGTGAAATCAGAGATgacagaagaagaagatgatgatccTGCTAGCCGTCCAAAGTCAAAGGTTACTTTCCATTCGCGAACAAGAGCACCACAGAAGACTGAAGTCGAAGCAAGGAAGCAAATGAAGATAAGCAGAGGAGACATTATGATGGATCCagctactccaaaggatgaaGAGGAGCACCCATACTCTGCAGAGGGTTCTCCTGTGAGCTCTGACAGTAATTGGGATTTGTATCCGCGTAAGCACCGAACCAGAACAGAAGCAAAGATCCAACTGAAGAAATCTACAGGAGAGAAGAAGAGGACTCCAAGAGATCCAGTGCATgccgaagagtacatgtgcagTATCGATGGCTGTTATACAAGCTTCGACACGAAAAATGAACTCTCCATGCACGAGCGCGACGTCTGCCCCGTCAATGGCTGCGGGAAGAAGTTCATCACGCACAAGTACCTGCTGCAGCACCACAAGGTTCACACGGATGACCGTCCGCTGAAGTGCCCGTGGGAGGGCTGCGGCATGGCGTTCAAGTGGGCCTGGGCAAGGACAGAGCATCTCAGGGTTCATACGGGCGACAGGCCCTACGTTTGCCATGAGCCAGGGTGTGCACAGACGTTCAGGTTCGTGTCAGATTTCAGCCGTCACAAGCGCAACACAGGCCATTCACCCAAGGGGACGAGAACCGAGGCATGA